A genomic window from Salvia splendens isolate huo1 chromosome 11, SspV2, whole genome shotgun sequence includes:
- the LOC121754333 gene encoding protein FAR-RED IMPAIRED RESPONSE 1-like — translation MEVLAGGPSNLGASTRDCRNHVDKMRRLRLGDGDANAIQKMFKRLQQNDRDFFYLIDIGDDSRLRHVMWIHPRSRAAYQDFHDVVSFDTTYLVNQYNMPFGTVVGVNHHHHSILLGCCLLSDERAESFKWFFSNWLDAMGGVQPTAILSDQDESITIALREVLPDSIHRFCLWHIVSKSSKKFRGIANFEMACLDFNRVIHGSFSIPEFENNWLDFQVKYNLHENSWIKNLYEIRQSWVPVYSKHIFWAGMMSTQRSESMHAFFDNYINSRSTLKIFVEQYEICIVDKIRKELQAEYSTKCRPITCVSEFKWESQFAKVYTNNIMELLQKQVKKIWNCNLILLESDSSSMDRYDITETRTSSKYPSPNELHFMVEHRPVGAILIAIARNSRTKVFSAVIY, via the coding sequence ATGGAAGTTCTTGCCGGCGGGCCATCTAATTTAGGAGCTTCGACGAGAGATTGCAGAAATCATGTTGACAAAATGCGGAGGCTAAGACTAGGAGATGGAGATGCTAATGCCATTCAAAAGATGTTTAAGAGGCTGCAGCAAAATGATAGAGACTTCTTTTATCTGATCGATATTGGTGATGATTCTAGACTTCGCCATGTCATGTGGATTCATCCGCGGAGTAGGGCTGCATACCAGGATTTCCACGACGTCGTGAGCTTTGACACGACTTATCTCGTCAATCAATACAATATGCCTTTTGGAACTGTTGTGGGGGTTAATCATCACCACCACTCCATTCTATTAGGATGTTGTCTATTGAGCGACGAGCGTGCAGAATCATTCAAATGGTTCTTTAGTAATTGGCTGGACGCAATGGGAGGTGTTCAACCGACGGCAATTTTGAGTGATCAAGATGAAAGCATTACGATCGCATTGAGAGAAGTATTGCCTGACAGTATCCACCGCTTCTGTTTGTGGCATATTGTTTCGAAGAGCTCCAAGAAATTCAGAGGTATCGCTAATTTTGAAATGGCTTGTTTAGATTTCAATCGAGTGATACATGGCAGTTTTAGTATTCCGGAATTTGAAAATAATTGGCTCGATTTTCAAGTTAAGTATAACTTACATGAAAATAGTTGGATAAAAAACTTATATGAAATAAGGCAAAGTTGGGTGCCAGTATACTCAAAGCACATCTTTTGGGCTGGCATGATGTCGACTCAAAGAAGTGAGTCAATGCATGCATTCTTCGATAATTACATCAATTCGAGGAGTACTTTGAAAATCTTTGTTGAGCAATATGAGATTTGTATCGTCGATAAGATTCGAAAAGAGCTTCAAGCTGAATATTCGACGAAGTGCAGGCCTATCACTTGTGTGTCAGAGTTTAAGTGGGAATCACAATTTGCTAAGGTATACACTAATAATATCATGGAGCTTCTTCAGAAACAAGTGAAAAAGATTTGGAATTGCAATCTCATTTTGTTGGAGTCAGATAGTAGCTCAATGGATAGATATGATATTACTGAGACACGTACATCGAGCAAGTATCCCTCTCCCAACGAGCTACATTTCATGGTTGAGCATCGGCCTGTTGGGGCTATTTTGATTGCAATTGCAAGAAATTCGAGAACAAAGGTATTTTCTGCTGTCATATATTGA
- the LOC121754124 gene encoding LOW QUALITY PROTEIN: transcription initiation factor TFIID subunit 6-like (The sequence of the model RefSeq protein was modified relative to this genomic sequence to represent the inferred CDS: inserted 1 base in 1 codon), protein MSIVPKETIEVIAQSIGISNLSPDVLPALAADVEYRIREIMQESIKCMRHSKRTTLTTDDVDSALGLRNVEPIYGFASGDPLRFKRAAGHKDLFYIEEKDVEFKEVIEAPLPKAPLDTTVVAHWLAIEGVQPAIPENPPPEALQMLSLPADNRKTEVKEDGASVDIKLPIKHVVSQELQLYFEKITELTVTRSESPLFKAALVSLATDSGIHPLVPYFTLFVADEVSRNLNNFSLLFALMRLVRSLLRNPHIHIEPYLHQLMPSVLTCLVAKRLGNKFSDNHWELRNFTASLVASICKRFGQVYYNLQPRVTKTMLTAFIDPSKTLPQHYGAVXGIAALGANVVRLLILPNLDPYLRLLEPEMQLEKQKNEIKRHEAWLVYGALLRAAGLCVYDRLKMLPSLPSPPARTVCRSNSKVVTTSSNKRKATMDNMMHQPPLKKLATDSSMGANSLPADIAGASGGYSTNTGAADSSRASGKNNVAGSSSRREIVGGQGFKTSSALEQAWKEDTDAAQLLPSLYEYFGESMLTFVPLPEASLFL, encoded by the exons ATGAGCATCGTACCGAAGGAAACAATTGAGGTCATAGCTCAGAGCATTGGCATCAGCAATTTATCTCCCGATGTGTTGCCTGCTCTGGCTGCCGATGTCGAGTACCGTATTCGAGAAATAATGCAG GAATCTATCAAATGCATGAGGCATTCGAAGAGAACTACTTTAACTACGGATGATGTTGATAGTGCCCTTGGTTTAAGAAATGTCGAG CCAATATATGGATTTGCTTCTGGAGACCCACTGCGATTCAAGCGAGCCGCAGGGCACAAGGATTTGTTCTATATAGAAGAAAAGGATGTGGAATTCAAGGAA GTGATTGAAGCTCCTCTGCCTAAGGCCCCATTGGACACCACCGTAGTTGCTCATTGGTTAGCTATTGAGGGGGTTCAACCTGCAATTCCTGAAAATCCCCCTCCCGAAGCTCTTCAAA TGCTTTCACTTCCTGCGGATAACAGAAAGACTGAAGTCAAAGAGGATGGAGCATCTGTTGACATTAAATTACCTATAAAGCATGTGGTTTCACAGGAACTTCAG CTTTACTTTGAAAAAATTACCGAGTTGACTGTGACCAGATCTGAGTCCCCTTTATTTAAAGCTGCATTAGTGAGCTTGGCAACTGACTCAGGGATTCACCCCTTGGTTCCTTATTTTACACTTTTTGTTGCTGATGAG GTTTCTCGGAATTTGAATaacttttctctactttttgcTTTGATGCGTCTTGTCCGGAGCCTTCTTCGGAACCCTCATATACATATCGAACCATAT CTGCACCAACTGATGCCCTCGGTGCTGACATGCCTGGTTGCTAAAAGATTAGGAAATAAGTTCTCTGACAATCACTGGGAACTGAGAAATTTCACCGCTAGTCTAGTTGCTTCAATATGCAAGAG ATTTGGCCAGGTTTATTACAATCTCCAGCCACGTGTGACCAAGACAATGTTGACTGCTTTCATCGATCCATCAAAAACTCTCCCTCAACATTATGGTGCTG CGGGGATAGCAGCCCTCGGAGCTAATGTG GTTCGATTACTTATTCTTCCCAATCTTGATCCTTATTTGCGTCTTCTGGAGCCAGAAATGCAACTAGAGAAGCAAAAGAATGAGATCAAGAGGCATGAAGCCTGGCTTGTATATGGGGCTCTATTG CGCGCAGCTGGTTTGTGCGTCTATGATCGGCTGAAAATGCTACCTTCTCTGCCATCTCCACCTGCACGTACCGTCTGTAGGAGCAATAGCAAAGTCGTGACTACTTCTTCAA ATAAACGTAAAGCCACCATGGATAACATGATGCACCAACCACCGTTGAAGAAACTGGCAACAGACAGTTCTATGGGTGCAAACTCTCTGCCGGCGGACATAGCAGGAGCTAGTGGTGGATATTCAACAAATACTGGAGCTGCAGACTCATCAAGGGCTTCAGGGAAAAACAATGTGGCTGGATCAAGCAGCAGAAGAGAGATAGTTGGTGGTCAAGGATTCAAGACTTCATCTGCTCTTGAGCAGGCGTGGAAAGAGGATACAGATGCCGCACAATTGCTGCCCTCACTGTATGAATATTTTGGTGAAAGCATGTTAACATTTGTTCCGTTACCCGAAGCGTCCTTATTCTTGTGA
- the LOC121756229 gene encoding sodium/hydrogen exchanger 4-like — protein sequence MELDTLWNTAANFADSHQQVVPLTVFVAVLCFCLILGHLLEENRWVNESITALIIGLTTGTIILLISKGKSSHILRFDEEIFFIYLLPPIIFNAGFQAKKKQFFHNFFPIMLFGVVGVFISSSIVTAGSWLIFPKFGFVGLTPRDFLAIGTIFSSTDTVCTLQVLNQNDTPLLYSLVFGEGVVNDATSVVLFNAIQKLDVNRIDGWKAAGVFVDFLYLFSTSTALGIASGLVTAYMLKGLYFGRHSSIREIALMVLMAYLSYMLAELFDLSGILTVFFSGIFMSHYAWHNVTDSSRVTTKHVFAMMSFIAETFIFLYVGMDALDIEKWKMSKLSLWNAIGIYCSVMFLILLGRAAFVFPLSAISNCMDRTSTQSTPISFKHQVVIWWAGLMRGAVSIALAFKQFTHYGVPVDPVNATMVTTTAIVVVLRTLVFGFLTKPLIHYLLPQGGTNTLDRDPTITKEDMRLPLLSFEESASTNLSRAKDGLTRLMERPVYTIHSFWRRFDDAYMRPTFGGPRSDQSSP from the exons ATGGAACTGGATACCTTATGGAATACCGCCGCCAACTTCGCCGATTCGCACCAGCAGGTGGTTCCGCTCACCGTCTTCGTCGCCGTCCTCTGCTTCTGCTTGATCCTCGGCCACTTGCTCGAGGAGAACCGCTGGGTCAATGAATCAATCACCGCTCTCATAATC GGATTAACGACGGGGACGATCATTCTGCTGATTAGCAAAGGGAAGAGTTCACACATACTCAGATTTGATGAAGAGATTTTCTTCATCTATCTCCTTCCGCCCATCATTTTCAATGCAGG ATTCCAGGCCAAGAAGAAACAGTTCTTCCATAACTTCTTCCCCATAATGCTTTTTGGGGTTGTTGGAGTTTTCATTTCGTCATCCATAGTCACAGCTG GCAGCTGGTTGATTTTCCCCAAGTTTGGTTTTGTTGGTCTCACTCCTCGTGACTTTCTTG CCATTGGAACAATTTTTTCGTCCACAGACACCGTATGCACTCTGCAG GTTCTGAATCAAAACGACACTCCATTGCTCTATAGCCTAGTCTTTGGTGAAGGGGTAGTAAATGATGCTACTTCAGTCGTTCTGTTTAATGCAATTCAAAAGCTTGATGTCAACAGAATAGATGGCTGGAAAGCAGCTGGAGTTTTTGTAGATTTCCTGTACCTATTCTCCACAAGCACTGCTTTAGGGATTGCT TCTGGCCTTGTGACTGCATACATGCTTAAGGGCTTATACTTTGGACG ACATTCAAGTATTCGAGAGATCGCTCTTATGGTCCTTATGGCGTACCTTTCCTACATGTTGGCCGAG CTTTTCGACCTCAGTGGGATTCTGACAGTGTTCTTTTCTGGGATTTTCATGTCTCATTATGCATGGCATAATGTGACTGACAGTTCAAGAGTCACGACCAA GCATGTGTTTGCGATGATGTCCTTTATTGCAGAAACATTTATATTCTTGTACGTGGGAATGGATGCTCTGGATATCGAGAAATGGAAAATGAGCAAATTAAG TCTCTGGAATGCAATTGGTATATACTGTAGCGTCATGTTCCTGATATTACTAGGCCGTGCTGCTTTTGTTTTTCCTCTATCGGCAATATCAAATTGTATGGACCGAACTTCAACCCAATCAACTCCAATATCATTCAAGCACCAG GTCGTCATTTGGTGGGCCGGGCTGATGAGAGGAGCAGTCTCCATTGCTTTGGCATTCAAGCAG TTCACTCATTACGGCGTGCCAGTAGATCCAGTAAATGCCACCATGGTGACAACGACAGCGATAGTAGTCGTCCTTCGCACATTG GTCTTCGGCTTCTTAACAAAGCCACTGATACACTACTTACTCCCTCAGGGAGGCACCAACACTCTAGACCGTGATCCGACGATTACCAAAGAGGACATGAGGCTTCCTCTGCTTTCGTTCGAGGAATCAGCTTCGACGAACCTCAGCCGAGCAAAAGATGGTCTGACGAGGCTGATGGAGAGGCCTGTTTATACTATACATTCGTTCTGGCGGAGATTTGACGATGCTTACATGAGGCCAACTTTCGGCGGCCCGAGAAGTGACCAGAGCTCACCGTGA
- the LOC121754334 gene encoding fimbrin-1-like: MKLKSSNDVFNEEEIRQRWGESHSDINDEVDFESFLRSYEDERNKANEKSGGSKTPSSFLKATTTTLLHTIHETERASYVAHINIYLRDDPFLKQFLPMDPSTNALFDLAKGGVLLCKLINVAVPGTIDERAINTKKVLNPWERNENHTLCLNSAKAIGCTVVNIGTQDLVEGRPHLVLGLISQIIKIQLLADLNLRKTPQLLEIVDDNTDVEELMSLAPEKLLLKWMNFHLKKGGYKKTVTNFSSDLKDGEAYAYLLNVLGNTK; the protein is encoded by the exons ATGAAACTGAAGAGTTCGAATGATGTATTTAATGAGGAGGAGATTAGACAACGATGGGGAGAATCACATTCTGATATCAATGACGAGGTGGATTTTGAAAGCTTCCTCAGG TCATATGAAGATGAACGAAATAAAGCCAATGAAAAATCCGGGGGATCAAAGACCCCTTCATCCTTCCTGAAGGCAACCACAACAACTCTTCTTCACACCATTCATGAAACTGAAAGGGCTTCATATGTTgcacatataaatatatacctCAGGGATGACCCATTTTTGAAGCAGTTCCTTCCAATGGATCCATCCACAAATGCTTTATTTGACCTTGCAAAGGGTGGAGTACTATTATG CAAGCTTATCAATGTAGCGGTGCCTGGTACAATAGATGAGCGGGCTATCAACACGAAAAAGGTACTCAACCCTTGGGAAAGAAATGAGAATCACACACTCTGCCTCAACTCTGCAAAGGCTATTGGATGCACGGTAGTCAATATTGGCACTCAAGATCTTGTTGAAGGAAGA CCTCATCTGGTACTGGGATTAATTTCTCAAATTATAAAG ATCCAACTACTGGCAGATCTCAACCTCAGAAAGACGCCCCAGCTTTTAGAAATTGTGGACGACAACACT GATGTTGAGGAGCTTATGTCACTTGCTCCTGAAAAACTTCTGCTGAAATGGATGAATTTCCATCTTAAGAAAGGCGGCTACAAAAAGACAGTGACAAACTTTTCTTCTGATCTGAAG GATGGAGAGGCTTATGCCTACCTTCTTAATGTACTTGGCAATACGAAATGA